The following proteins come from a genomic window of Mariniflexile sp. TRM1-10:
- a CDS encoding pectinesterase family protein — MRQKFLLLTFLAFFSMQLKAQTYDIVVAQDGSGNYTSIQAAFDAVPAGTPTTIYVKQGLYDQEKLIIPADKTNITLIGESRTGTIISYDIYNCNDGGDGMCPDNKVALWDSNSDLVRTAATLTIKANDFRAENITIQNTAGPVGQAQAITLQADRNVFVNCDIKGYQDTVYFWMAETSRAYFDSCMILGRTDYIYGRGVGFFNECEIRSYGGAWITAPATTESQDYGFVFYKCDLTYQPNSPRSGDDGALIKFGRPWHEYPKVSWLYCTMPAEIDPLGWGDKWNMAYSDTDTRLHLYEWMNTGPGADMSGRADWAGLRAMANQAEADLYEPEIVLAGSDNWNPTAVSTTINAYATIEAESYTSQSGIATEPSGEGGENVGFIQNGDWIAFSNVDFGSIGAASFSARAATTASGTIKIMLDGVSGTQVGTCSITNTGGWQTYANFTSSVSSVSGIHDVYLVFEGGSGYLFNLNYFSFTEAAAAASLIKHGAGSSSQTVGINENIVDFYYNWTNATTVNVTGVPSGINVNIDNTNKAVSFSGAPTVSGTFNYSITTVGGSPNATKSGTFTVNAATATAPAFPGAEGFGRYTTGGRGGQVIYVTNLNDSGAGSLRAAVSASGPRIVMFKVSGVIALQSDLKITNGDITIAGQTAPGDGICLKNYSLYVSASNVIIRYIRSRMGDEAGNQNDAMWGRNQSNIILDHCSLSWSIDETGSFYDNSNFTMQWCIVSESLKNSVHDKGAHGYGGVWGGQKASFHHNLLAHHDSRNPRLLGAKFTNEPEAVLLDYRNNVVYNWGSNSTYGGEGGSFNLVNNYYKPGPATKSGVSTRIFSPNPQAAGAALPEGTWGMFYINGNYMNGSATVTNDNWSGVFPNPSTKDKEELKSTSVYTFGDITTHSATDAFTQVLAHAGASLSRDAIDTRIVTETQNGTYTHTGSNGSTNGIIDSQGDVGGWPTYSSTVAPSDSDGDGMPNQWELDHGLNMNDAADGVAYTLNSIYTNVEIYLNSLVVAITSNQNQNGAPNYTDPDGGAATLGKRGAGSSIQTVDVNTAIADFYYTWTNATSATASGLPTGVNAIVDQTAQTISISGTPTVAGTFNFTVTTVGGSTNASLSGKITVNATSATTYYQIQNRGTGLVMDGYGRTGNGDACSQYANSTTHDNSYWEMVDVGSGYVQFVNRGTGMILDGMGRTANGSDCGQWANTTSNNSHWSVQQYSGDYYRIQNRATGLFLDGMGRTANGSNVGQYANTTHVNAQWLLVSDPANASKAASSKNTLGLTVNDVKAEVKIYPVPFKNEFYIDLAKAGKVKQISVFNMLGQQIHLINGNEIRNQIAKVTVNTGAGMFAIKIITENGVINKTIVKE; from the coding sequence ATGAGACAAAAATTTTTACTATTAACTTTTTTAGCTTTCTTTTCGATGCAACTGAAAGCGCAAACCTACGACATCGTAGTTGCTCAGGATGGATCCGGGAACTACACGTCTATTCAAGCAGCTTTTGATGCGGTACCAGCTGGTACTCCAACGACTATTTATGTAAAACAAGGTCTTTATGACCAAGAGAAGTTAATTATCCCTGCTGATAAAACGAATATTACGTTAATCGGGGAAAGTAGGACAGGAACCATTATTTCTTACGATATCTATAATTGTAACGATGGAGGTGATGGTATGTGCCCAGATAACAAAGTGGCACTTTGGGACAGCAATAGCGATTTGGTAAGGACTGCTGCGACACTAACAATTAAGGCGAATGATTTTAGGGCCGAAAACATAACAATTCAGAATACTGCAGGCCCGGTTGGTCAAGCCCAGGCCATTACGCTTCAGGCGGATCGCAATGTGTTTGTTAATTGCGATATCAAAGGATATCAGGATACCGTATACTTTTGGATGGCAGAAACATCTCGAGCTTATTTTGACTCCTGTATGATTTTGGGCCGTACAGATTATATTTATGGACGAGGTGTAGGCTTTTTTAACGAATGCGAAATTAGAAGTTATGGTGGCGCATGGATAACAGCGCCTGCAACTACAGAATCCCAAGACTATGGCTTTGTGTTTTATAAGTGTGATTTAACATACCAACCAAATAGCCCTAGAAGCGGAGATGATGGCGCGTTGATAAAATTCGGACGTCCATGGCACGAATACCCTAAAGTATCTTGGTTATACTGTACCATGCCAGCAGAAATTGATCCTTTAGGTTGGGGAGATAAATGGAATATGGCTTATTCCGATACAGATACAAGACTTCATTTGTATGAGTGGATGAATACCGGTCCAGGAGCAGACATGAGCGGTAGAGCTGATTGGGCTGGCTTAAGAGCCATGGCAAATCAAGCCGAAGCTGATTTATATGAGCCGGAAATAGTATTGGCAGGATCTGATAACTGGAATCCTACAGCTGTATCTACTACTATTAATGCATACGCTACCATAGAAGCAGAAAGCTATACCAGCCAGTCTGGCATAGCCACAGAACCTTCAGGAGAAGGTGGTGAAAATGTAGGCTTTATTCAGAATGGTGATTGGATAGCTTTTTCTAATGTAGATTTTGGCAGTATTGGAGCGGCAAGCTTTTCTGCTAGGGCGGCTACGACGGCTTCCGGTACCATCAAAATAATGTTGGACGGTGTATCTGGCACTCAAGTGGGAACTTGCTCCATAACGAACACTGGGGGCTGGCAAACGTATGCCAATTTCACTAGCAGTGTAAGTAGTGTATCAGGCATACATGACGTATATCTTGTTTTTGAAGGAGGTAGCGGTTATTTGTTCAATCTGAACTATTTTAGCTTCACGGAAGCTGCCGCAGCTGCGTCACTCATCAAGCATGGTGCTGGCTCTTCAAGCCAGACAGTAGGAATAAATGAAAATATTGTTGATTTTTATTATAATTGGACAAATGCCACAACGGTAAATGTGACAGGAGTTCCTTCTGGAATCAATGTTAACATCGATAATACAAACAAGGCTGTCTCTTTTAGTGGTGCTCCTACCGTTAGCGGTACTTTTAATTATAGTATTACCACCGTTGGAGGATCACCCAATGCTACCAAATCAGGAACTTTTACAGTAAATGCAGCCACAGCCACAGCTCCGGCATTCCCTGGAGCTGAAGGGTTTGGTCGTTACACTACAGGAGGTAGAGGCGGTCAGGTTATTTACGTTACCAACTTGAACGATTCTGGTGCAGGAAGCTTGAGAGCGGCCGTCAGCGCTAGTGGCCCAAGAATTGTGATGTTCAAAGTATCAGGTGTCATTGCACTTCAATCCGATTTAAAGATTACCAACGGCGACATTACTATTGCTGGTCAAACAGCACCAGGGGATGGAATTTGTTTAAAGAATTATTCGTTATATGTAAGCGCAAGCAATGTTATCATCAGGTATATCCGTTCGCGCATGGGTGATGAGGCTGGTAACCAGAACGATGCCATGTGGGGAAGGAATCAATCCAATATTATTCTTGATCATTGCTCTTTGAGCTGGTCTATTGATGAAACCGGATCATTTTATGACAATTCTAATTTTACCATGCAGTGGTGTATCGTGTCAGAGAGCTTAAAAAACTCCGTGCATGATAAAGGCGCCCACGGCTATGGCGGCGTTTGGGGAGGACAAAAAGCTAGTTTCCACCACAACCTTCTTGCCCATCATGATAGTAGAAACCCTAGATTATTAGGAGCCAAGTTTACCAATGAACCAGAAGCGGTATTGCTTGATTACAGGAATAATGTGGTTTACAATTGGGGGTCAAATAGCACGTATGGAGGTGAAGGAGGCAGTTTCAATCTTGTCAATAATTATTACAAACCAGGGCCGGCTACCAAATCAGGGGTAAGTACAAGAATTTTTTCGCCAAACCCACAAGCTGCCGGAGCAGCATTGCCTGAAGGCACATGGGGAATGTTTTACATTAATGGAAACTACATGAATGGAAGTGCCACTGTAACCAATGATAACTGGTCTGGGGTTTTTCCAAATCCTTCAACCAAAGACAAAGAGGAATTGAAATCAACCTCGGTCTATACTTTTGGGGATATTACGACACATTCAGCAACGGATGCATTCACTCAGGTTTTAGCACATGCAGGTGCAAGTTTAAGTCGTGATGCAATCGATACGCGAATTGTAACAGAAACTCAAAACGGTACTTACACCCATACAGGATCAAACGGAAGTACAAACGGCATCATTGATAGTCAGGGTGATGTAGGAGGATGGCCAACATATAGCTCAACCGTAGCGCCATCCGATTCAGATGGTGATGGCATGCCCAATCAGTGGGAGTTGGACCATGGTTTGAATATGAACGATGCAGCTGATGGTGTAGCATACACCCTGAATTCGATTTATACTAATGTAGAAATCTATTTGAATAGTTTAGTAGTTGCCATTACCAGCAATCAGAACCAAAATGGAGCTCCCAACTATACAGATCCTGATGGTGGTGCGGCTACCCTTGGGAAACGTGGTGCAGGGTCGTCCATCCAAACAGTGGATGTGAATACTGCCATCGCTGATTTCTATTATACTTGGACAAATGCCACTTCTGCTACGGCATCAGGTTTACCTACAGGAGTGAATGCAATAGTGGATCAAACAGCTCAGACTATTTCCATAAGTGGGACTCCTACAGTAGCAGGCACATTCAATTTTACAGTAACCACGGTAGGAGGTTCTACGAATGCTTCTCTTTCTGGCAAAATTACAGTAAATGCTACCAGTGCTACTACCTATTATCAAATACAAAATCGAGGAACAGGTTTAGTGATGGACGGTTATGGTAGAACAGGTAATGGTGATGCCTGTAGTCAATACGCCAATTCTACGACACATGATAATTCATATTGGGAAATGGTAGATGTTGGTAGTGGTTATGTACAGTTTGTAAATCGTGGCACAGGGATGATTCTTGATGGCATGGGAAGGACTGCTAATGGATCTGATTGTGGACAGTGGGCTAATACAACTAGTAATAATTCACATTGGTCTGTGCAACAATATAGCGGGGATTATTACAGAATTCAAAACCGTGCTACAGGATTGTTTTTAGATGGCATGGGAAGGACTGCTAACGGATCAAATGTCGGACAATATGCAAATACTACTCATGTAAATGCACAGTGGCTTTTAGTGAGCGACCCAGCCAATGCTAGTAAAGCAGCTTCATCTAAAAATACCCTTGGCTTAACTGTTAATGATGTTAAGGCTGAAGTGAAAATATATCCAGTGCCATTTAAAAATGAATTTTATATAGATTTAGCTAAGGCAGGGAAGGTTAAGCAAATTTCGGTATTCAATATGCTTGGACAACAAATCCATTTAATAAACGGAAACGAGATTAGAAATCAAATCGCAAAAGTGACTGTTAACACTGGTGCAGGTATGTTTGCAATTAAAATAATTACAGAAAATGGTGTTATAAATAAAACCATAGTTAAAGAATAA